In one window of Zhongshania aliphaticivorans DNA:
- a CDS encoding cytochrome P450 has protein sequence MSENATALPPIESLFDPNSQSYSENPAPQCLAIAARGPLVWYAPWQAWIMTQMTDIMDCWKREYLSSDFYDWEFAPPRPTEENWNKFEKALVGHSLLADPDHHRLVRRITSPAFSRNVVENIQRQIEPHVKRLFDDIGTPESFDYITEVAQHIPFISITAMVGVPEKYWPEMKRVTQTFTETWNPTISEERRLRAQEDSNKAIDILQVVIAERRENPQDGDFLSALLKIEASNDNFNEWDIITLILALIGAGADTTLIAQQWSVYALLKNPDQVQDALESADAFSNAFSEIMRWSGNSKMGFARYAPSDMNLLGQEVKKGQMVLMMPHLKDHDPAYFSNPEKLDVKRKFEPDVLFGYGPRFCIGAALAKRQLYLTLSEMFKRFPNITLAEEPERDLEDHNAVVFKRLIVKTHL, from the coding sequence ATGTCAGAAAATGCGACAGCACTACCCCCTATTGAATCCCTGTTTGATCCAAATTCGCAGTCCTATAGCGAAAACCCAGCGCCACAATGCCTTGCCATTGCGGCCCGAGGCCCACTAGTTTGGTATGCACCGTGGCAGGCGTGGATCATGACGCAAATGACCGACATCATGGACTGCTGGAAGCGTGAATACCTTTCTTCTGATTTTTATGACTGGGAATTTGCGCCCCCTCGCCCCACCGAGGAAAACTGGAATAAGTTTGAGAAGGCATTAGTGGGCCACAGCCTTTTGGCAGACCCTGACCACCATCGTTTGGTGCGCAGAATTACCTCACCGGCCTTCTCTCGGAATGTCGTTGAGAATATCCAGCGCCAAATTGAACCGCATGTTAAGCGCCTTTTTGACGATATTGGCACCCCAGAATCATTTGACTACATCACTGAAGTTGCCCAGCACATTCCGTTTATTTCTATCACCGCCATGGTCGGTGTGCCGGAAAAATATTGGCCCGAAATGAAGCGTGTTACCCAGACCTTCACGGAAACATGGAATCCGACAATCTCTGAAGAGCGTCGCCTTCGCGCCCAAGAAGACAGCAATAAAGCCATCGACATTCTTCAAGTAGTGATTGCCGAGCGCCGAGAAAATCCTCAGGACGGTGATTTTCTCAGTGCTTTATTAAAAATTGAAGCAAGCAACGATAATTTTAATGAATGGGATATCATCACCCTGATTCTCGCCCTCATTGGCGCCGGTGCTGACACCACCCTAATTGCTCAGCAGTGGTCGGTTTACGCCTTATTAAAAAATCCCGATCAAGTGCAAGACGCCTTAGAGTCTGCCGACGCCTTCTCAAATGCCTTTAGTGAAATCATGCGCTGGTCAGGTAACTCTAAAATGGGATTTGCGCGCTACGCGCCCAGCGACATGAATTTGCTAGGACAAGAGGTGAAAAAAGGCCAAATGGTTTTGATGATGCCGCACCTCAAAGACCACGACCCAGCTTATTTCAGCAATCCCGAAAAGTTAGATGTAAAACGCAAATTTGAGCCCGACGTGTTGTTTGGTTATGGTCCGCGTTTTTGCATTGGCGCCGCCCTCGCCAAACGACAGCTCTATTTAACCTTGTCAGAAATGTTCAAACGCTTCCCCAATATCACCTTAGCAGAAGAGCCCGAGAGAGATTTAGAAGATCATAATGCGGTGGTGTTTAAACGTTTAATCGTAAAAACCCACCTTTAG
- a CDS encoding SDR family NAD(P)-dependent oxidoreductase codes for MKNFKSKVAVITGGASGVGRAIAHALAKEGAKVVISDIEEKALDRTITELEGLGCECMAQRADVTNADSMKALVEAVMARFGAIHLVFANAGVGTGEAGNMWDYELNDWEWGFRVNTWGLIHSINAFMPKLVAQNEEAHFVVTGSGNGAFLMLPDTPIYTASKAAVQAITENLHYQLQASQSPVKVNALFPGPNVVNTGIFNSERNRPDALPGNPDKPDSGIHSVEDMKAIMAQYDMQLQTTEPEEVAEFAIQGIRDEIFWISPMSDKARAAFVARVDSILNKTTPVVPNVL; via the coding sequence ATGAAGAATTTTAAGAGCAAGGTGGCCGTTATTACGGGTGGCGCCAGTGGTGTCGGGCGGGCAATTGCCCATGCCCTTGCCAAAGAAGGCGCAAAAGTGGTGATCTCAGATATCGAGGAGAAAGCGCTAGATCGAACCATAACTGAACTAGAGGGCTTGGGTTGCGAGTGTATGGCGCAGCGTGCTGATGTTACCAATGCGGATTCAATGAAGGCCTTGGTAGAGGCTGTAATGGCTAGGTTTGGGGCTATCCATCTTGTTTTTGCTAATGCCGGTGTGGGCACCGGTGAAGCCGGCAATATGTGGGATTATGAACTTAATGACTGGGAGTGGGGATTTCGGGTAAATACCTGGGGATTGATTCACTCTATCAATGCATTTATGCCTAAGTTAGTTGCTCAAAATGAAGAGGCTCACTTTGTGGTGACCGGCTCGGGTAATGGTGCTTTTCTAATGTTGCCTGACACCCCAATTTATACGGCTAGCAAAGCGGCAGTACAGGCCATTACCGAGAATTTGCATTATCAGTTGCAAGCGAGTCAGTCACCCGTAAAGGTTAACGCCTTGTTTCCCGGTCCCAATGTCGTGAATACGGGGATCTTTAACTCTGAGCGAAATCGTCCAGATGCCTTGCCTGGTAATCCTGATAAGCCGGATTCTGGTATTCATTCAGTAGAAGACATGAAAGCCATTATGGCCCAGTACGATATGCAGTTGCAGACCACCGAGCCAGAGGAGGTTGCAGAATTCGCAATACAGGGGATTCGCGATGAGATATTTTGGATTTCACCCATGTCGGACAAGGCCCGAGCGGCATTTGTTGCCAGAGTGGATAGCATATTAAATAAAACCACCCCTGTTGTTCCCAACGTTTTGTAA
- a CDS encoding TetR/AcrR family transcriptional regulator has translation MSILAIAQLGRRERKKKAVRDNICEQTLLLINRYGVDGTTIDAICDCVDIAKKTFYNYYSSKHDLLVDICQSELLQRTEDIISEAMSQSDDLATQLEFVLGVLATRNSTASKLERELIGYLVSSLSTNLSQGAGQLQFMSDCYLRLFNHSKSQLKAGLSPQFCAEMTVGMTNIITLNWLHDDSYDTLASFHMLQAYLKNSMLK, from the coding sequence GTGAGTATTTTGGCGATAGCACAACTTGGACGTAGAGAGCGGAAGAAAAAAGCGGTTCGCGATAATATTTGTGAGCAGACCCTACTTCTTATAAATCGTTATGGCGTAGACGGTACAACCATTGATGCTATCTGCGATTGTGTCGATATTGCCAAAAAAACATTTTATAACTACTACAGTTCTAAGCATGACCTTTTGGTTGATATTTGCCAGTCAGAACTGTTGCAGCGCACCGAAGACATTATTTCAGAGGCTATGTCGCAAAGCGATGATTTAGCTACACAGCTCGAATTTGTGCTGGGTGTACTTGCAACACGCAACAGCACAGCGAGTAAACTGGAGCGTGAGTTAATTGGTTATTTAGTCAGCTCACTGTCTACCAACTTAAGTCAGGGTGCTGGGCAGCTACAATTTATGAGTGATTGCTATTTGCGCTTATTTAATCACAGCAAGTCGCAACTCAAGGCCGGTTTAAGCCCCCAATTTTGTGCTGAAATGACGGTGGGCATGACCAATATCATCACCTTGAATTGGCTGCATGATGACAGTTACGATACCTTGGCAAGTTTTCACATGTTGCAAGCTTATTTAAAAAACAGCATGTTGAAGTAA